The Abyssicoccus albus genome includes a region encoding these proteins:
- a CDS encoding DUF4256 domain-containing protein — MTHEELIALLEKRFNKTSHTRTDKSFDDIKEKLLQSDKLDTLIQMEETKGEVDFVWEDGDTLVFADCALQSPKGRVKYCYDREALEGRKKYPPENDIISVANNMGIELCDEQLYRKLQEVAGPFDTKTSSWIKTPDDVRSLGGALFGDYRYGRVFIYHNGADSYYSSRAFRGFVKV, encoded by the coding sequence ATGACACATGAAGAATTGATTGCATTACTTGAAAAAAGATTCAACAAAACAAGCCATACGAGAACGGATAAATCATTCGATGACATTAAAGAAAAACTGCTACAAAGTGACAAACTCGACACACTCATTCAAATGGAAGAGACGAAAGGTGAAGTCGATTTCGTATGGGAAGATGGAGATACACTCGTGTTCGCTGATTGTGCGTTACAATCTCCTAAAGGACGTGTGAAGTATTGCTATGACAGAGAGGCATTGGAAGGACGTAAAAAGTACCCACCAGAAAACGACATCATCTCTGTTGCAAATAACATGGGCATTGAACTGTGTGATGAACAGCTCTATCGAAAACTCCAAGAAGTTGCCGGTCCATTCGATACGAAGACATCCAGTTGGATCAAAACACCAGACGATGTTCGTTCATTAGGCGGTGCACTATTTGGGGATTATCGTTATGGACGTGTCTTTATATATCATAACGGAGCGGATTCATACTACAGTTCTAGAGCGTTCAGAGGATTCGTCAAAGTATAG
- a CDS encoding poly(glycerol-phosphate) alpha-glucosyltransferase gives MSKIKEREALVKHLEETYDQIDRIFVSYGKKNERVHVQMLKYNDNLLSQLNDTEERFKAEYGRPIGWMKIDVVTQVKAMQFDELKLAMEHLIRNYIPFGISFDERFEYAFISEEITSNAFVTWTSDDRQALQLNERNINDYIVQRKPYLNQLDLTEYKGQSVLMFETEGFYYDHDKVYELSKEYLTKGMRLITGQDEQNDEFNNIVQSLVKFLKNEQRPNGQFTYGYFPHFDEEIDHYNTLRHLSSTYTLLKGLNYTDQNTSKVKKSIDYITKNFIHIDGDEMYVFDTTNDINEIKFGQNAMFILAATEYLSIDEDDELRDIVYGVAEGMKAMLNLNSMDSIDILNYPDLTIKESERSIQYEGMAMLSFMKVYALEEDEEWLDIVYDLLNKFVDEQYSQYHDHWIILGLLELIRHDPTIMSVECVMASIEHIMDNIESYTPSYTPILEMLVAGYEVTTIALDEGIDCSIDQSRLLEIIQHRANIQRAAFFYPELAMYFKNPKRIVGSFFVKEAGYRVRIDDIEHALNGYMMYLQLIDDL, from the coding sequence ATGTCGAAAATTAAAGAACGTGAAGCGTTAGTTAAACATTTAGAAGAAACATATGATCAAATCGATCGAATATTTGTCAGTTATGGTAAAAAGAATGAAAGAGTTCATGTTCAAATGCTTAAATATAACGACAATTTGTTAAGCCAATTAAATGATACCGAAGAACGCTTCAAAGCAGAGTATGGAAGACCTATCGGATGGATGAAAATTGATGTTGTGACTCAAGTGAAAGCAATGCAATTCGATGAATTGAAATTAGCGATGGAGCATTTAATCCGTAACTATATTCCATTTGGGATATCGTTTGATGAACGTTTTGAGTATGCATTTATTTCCGAGGAAATAACTTCGAATGCGTTTGTCACTTGGACAAGTGATGATCGACAAGCCCTCCAATTGAATGAACGCAATATCAATGATTATATTGTTCAAAGGAAACCTTATTTGAATCAATTAGATTTAACTGAATATAAAGGGCAATCTGTGCTAATGTTTGAAACAGAAGGGTTCTACTATGATCATGATAAAGTTTATGAACTGAGTAAAGAATACCTTACTAAAGGGATGCGACTTATTACTGGTCAAGACGAACAGAATGATGAATTTAATAACATTGTTCAATCATTAGTCAAGTTTTTAAAAAACGAACAACGTCCTAACGGCCAATTTACTTATGGATATTTTCCACATTTTGATGAAGAGATTGATCACTACAATACATTGCGTCACTTATCATCTACTTATACATTGTTAAAAGGATTAAACTATACTGATCAAAATACGAGTAAAGTGAAGAAATCAATAGACTATATTACAAAAAATTTCATTCATATTGATGGCGATGAAATGTATGTCTTTGATACGACAAATGATATTAATGAGATTAAGTTTGGACAGAATGCAATGTTCATTCTTGCAGCAACAGAATATTTGTCCATCGATGAAGATGATGAATTACGAGATATTGTATATGGCGTTGCTGAAGGAATGAAAGCAATGTTGAACTTGAATTCGATGGATTCTATAGACATATTGAATTATCCTGATTTGACGATTAAAGAAAGCGAGCGATCAATTCAATACGAAGGCATGGCAATGTTATCGTTTATGAAGGTTTATGCACTAGAAGAAGATGAGGAATGGTTGGACATCGTCTATGATTTATTAAATAAATTCGTTGATGAACAGTACAGTCAATATCATGACCATTGGATTATTCTAGGATTACTAGAACTCATTCGACACGATCCAACAATTATGAGTGTTGAATGTGTCATGGCATCGATTGAACATATTATGGATAACATTGAATCATATACACCATCATATACGCCAATATTAGAAATGTTAGTTGCTGGATATGAAGTCACTACGATCGCATTAGATGAAGGGATAGACTGTAGCATTGATCAAAGTCGATTATTAGAAATCATTCAGCATAGAGCAAACATACAACGTGCAGCATTTTTCTATCCTGAACTTGCAATGTATTTCAAAAATCCGAAAAGAATCGTCGGTAGCTTTTTTGTAAAAGAAGCAGGGTATCGCGTAAGAATAGATGATATCGAGCACGCATTAAATGGATATATGATGTACTTGCAATTGATAGATGACTTATAA
- the nhaC gene encoding Na+/H+ antiporter NhaC, translated as MSENKDKSNNNLKREFPFFLSLIPFIVMVGLMYIAVTIFETDPHIPLIMGTVTASLIAFLYGKYDWEDVEDMMFKGIRLALPALVIILLIGLVIGSWIGGGIVATMIYYGLMLINPTYFLITISAICALTALAIGSSWSTMATIGVAGMGIGVSMGINPGIVAGAIISGSYFGDKLSPLSDTTNLASGLTNTDLFEHIKHMLFTTIPSFIIAMIAFTIIGFNVGDTSKSSQEDVQAMMASMQEHFIISPWLLLVPVIVIVAIMFKLAAFPALSLGVVLGFLCHIFVQGGDASVAFDTLTNGYSIESKNDMVNELFNRGGLHDMMYTISMTIVAMTFAGVMEFTGMLQSIMNKILFLAKGTFGLIAATLASAFTVNATCSEQYISIVVPSRMFLKTFIDRNLHSKNLSRTLEDGGTMTSVFIPWNTCGVFILATLGVPAWEYGMYAILNFTSPLIALLLAATGIGITKITDQEKEEFTAQYLKD; from the coding sequence TTGAGTGAAAATAAAGATAAATCTAACAATAATCTAAAACGTGAATTTCCATTTTTCCTTTCATTAATTCCATTCATTGTCATGGTTGGGTTGATGTACATTGCAGTAACCATATTCGAAACAGATCCGCATATTCCTTTAATTATGGGGACCGTAACGGCTTCATTAATTGCATTCTTATATGGTAAATATGATTGGGAAGATGTCGAAGATATGATGTTCAAAGGAATTCGCTTAGCACTTCCTGCACTTGTCATCATTCTCTTGATCGGTCTTGTGATTGGTTCATGGATTGGTGGTGGGATTGTTGCGACAATGATCTACTACGGATTAATGTTGATCAATCCAACATACTTCTTAATTACTATTAGTGCGATTTGTGCTTTAACTGCTTTAGCGATTGGGAGCTCATGGTCTACAATGGCGACGATTGGTGTCGCTGGGATGGGGATTGGTGTCAGTATGGGGATCAATCCCGGTATTGTTGCAGGGGCGATTATCTCTGGTTCATATTTCGGAGATAAATTATCTCCATTATCAGATACGACAAACTTAGCTTCAGGTCTTACAAATACTGACTTATTCGAACATATTAAACACATGCTCTTTACAACAATCCCAAGTTTTATTATTGCGATGATTGCATTCACAATCATTGGGTTTAACGTTGGAGATACGTCAAAGAGTTCACAAGAAGATGTACAAGCGATGATGGCTTCGATGCAAGAACATTTCATTATTTCACCGTGGTTACTCCTTGTACCTGTCATCGTTATCGTTGCCATTATGTTCAAGCTTGCCGCTTTCCCAGCATTATCTTTAGGTGTAGTATTAGGATTCTTATGTCATATCTTTGTCCAAGGCGGAGACGCTTCTGTTGCATTCGATACGTTAACGAACGGTTACTCTATTGAATCTAAAAATGATATGGTCAATGAATTATTCAATCGTGGTGGATTGCATGATATGATGTATACGATTTCAATGACCATAGTAGCAATGACATTCGCTGGTGTGATGGAATTTACAGGCATGCTTCAATCAATTATGAATAAAATCCTATTCCTCGCGAAAGGGACCTTCGGTCTCATTGCGGCAACACTTGCTTCTGCATTTACCGTGAACGCGACATGTTCTGAGCAATATATCTCAATCGTCGTACCAAGTCGTATGTTCTTAAAAACATTTATCGACCGAAATCTCCACTCTAAAAACTTATCTAGAACTCTAGAAGATGGAGGAACTATGACAAGTGTGTTCATCCCTTGGAATACTTGTGGTGTGTTCATCTTAGCGACACTCGGTGTACCTGCTTGGGAGTATGGTATGTATGCGATTCTGAACTTCACATCTCCATTGATTGCACTTCTATTAGCTGCAACAGGTATCGGTATTACAAAGATTACAGATCAAGAGAAAGAAGAATTTACAGCTCAATATTTGAAAGATTAA
- the corA gene encoding magnesium/cobalt transporter CorA produces the protein MIRTLYMNEQNELHRCNSPEEIQTEIKWMWVDFESATSEEMRLLRTYFNFHPISIEDATSVNQRPKFKEYDYYLFFVFQAIDLKSMKPEEIDVFINNDYIVTFHKENAEEVDKAWRNLQNSTLKAKHSTHDIMYSILDATVDNYFPFVYELEEKVFSFEDRHSVNISTEELIEETFDLREDLLMIRRTVNPMKDLVYRVLEGRLVNLSKKQRILLHHINDHLVRQVEMIESSREMTADIRDNYISLNSFKMNNIMKILTIYSVIFMPLTLIVGIYGMNFDIMPELHWNFGYLAVWLVMIFITIGMIIYFKKKHWF, from the coding sequence ATGATTCGAACTTTATATATGAATGAACAAAATGAATTGCATCGTTGTAATTCGCCAGAAGAAATACAGACTGAAATTAAATGGATGTGGGTAGATTTCGAAAGTGCAACGTCTGAAGAAATGCGTCTATTACGAACGTATTTTAACTTTCATCCGATTTCTATAGAAGATGCGACGTCCGTCAATCAACGGCCGAAGTTTAAAGAGTATGATTATTATTTGTTCTTTGTATTCCAAGCGATTGATTTGAAGTCGATGAAACCTGAAGAAATTGATGTCTTTATCAATAATGATTATATCGTGACATTTCATAAAGAAAATGCCGAAGAAGTGGATAAAGCGTGGCGAAATTTACAAAATAGTACTTTGAAAGCGAAACATAGTACGCATGATATTATGTATTCGATTTTAGACGCAACAGTTGATAATTATTTCCCGTTTGTTTACGAGTTGGAGGAGAAAGTATTCTCATTCGAAGATCGACATTCTGTTAATATTTCGACCGAAGAATTAATCGAAGAAACCTTTGATTTACGAGAAGACTTATTAATGATTCGCCGAACGGTAAACCCAATGAAAGACTTAGTGTATCGTGTACTTGAAGGACGACTCGTTAACCTATCGAAAAAACAAAGAATTTTGTTACACCATATTAATGATCATCTTGTCAGACAAGTTGAAATGATCGAATCGAGTCGAGAAATGACAGCAGATATTCGAGATAACTATATTTCTTTGAACTCATTTAAGATGAATAACATTATGAAAATTTTAACGATTTATTCCGTCATCTTCATGCCACTTACATTAATTGTAGGAATATATGGAATGAACTTCGATATCATGCCAGAGCTTCATTGGAATTTTGGTTACTTAGCGGTGTGGTTGGTGATGATTTTTATTACGATTGGAATGATTATTTATTTTAAAAAGAAACATTGGTTTTAA
- a CDS encoding 2,3-butanediol dehydrogenase, protein MKAAVFHNVKDVRVEDVELKELSSTGVKIKVAWAGICGTDLHEYLAGPIFVPLNEENTLTHDKAPVTLGHEFSGIVEEVGQDVTTVKSGDKVVVNPLIISGEHENGLYDMYNDSTFYGLGTDGGFAEFAIIEEKHVIKLEDDTSLKLGALVEPTAVALQAIRESRMEFSDSVAVYGAGPIGLLTIIAARAAGAKDIFVFDLSEERLKKAKEVGATHIVNSGEQNPIEYIKQYYPDGVDRTFEVAGVPITVKQSILSTRPRGVVTVVSIFEKVMDFNPMILTTSGVHLASTLAYEDDIFEATIKMIESGQIDPSPVITDRIELDEIVDKGFKALTNDKSQAKILVKLSGEE, encoded by the coding sequence ATGAAAGCTGCAGTATTTCATAATGTAAAAGATGTACGCGTTGAAGATGTTGAGCTAAAAGAATTGTCCTCAACTGGTGTTAAAATTAAAGTCGCATGGGCAGGTATTTGTGGTACAGACTTACATGAGTATTTAGCAGGTCCTATTTTTGTTCCTTTAAATGAAGAAAATACTCTAACACATGACAAAGCTCCTGTCACATTAGGCCATGAATTTAGTGGTATCGTTGAAGAAGTTGGACAAGACGTAACTACTGTTAAATCGGGAGATAAAGTCGTTGTTAATCCATTAATCATTAGTGGTGAACATGAAAATGGATTGTATGATATGTATAATGACTCTACTTTCTATGGTCTTGGAACAGATGGAGGGTTTGCTGAATTTGCAATAATAGAAGAGAAGCACGTGATTAAATTAGAAGACGATACATCCCTTAAATTAGGTGCTCTCGTTGAACCAACAGCGGTTGCATTACAAGCCATTCGAGAATCTCGTATGGAGTTTAGTGATTCAGTTGCAGTATACGGCGCCGGTCCCATTGGATTATTAACAATTATTGCTGCACGTGCAGCTGGTGCAAAAGATATTTTTGTTTTTGACTTAAGTGAAGAACGTCTAAAGAAGGCAAAAGAAGTTGGTGCAACGCATATCGTCAATAGCGGTGAACAAAACCCTATCGAGTACATTAAACAGTACTATCCAGACGGTGTTGACCGAACATTCGAAGTAGCCGGTGTACCGATTACAGTTAAACAATCCATTCTATCAACACGCCCTCGCGGTGTCGTGACGGTCGTTTCAATCTTCGAAAAAGTTATGGATTTCAACCCAATGATTTTAACAACATCAGGTGTACATTTAGCATCAACACTTGCATACGAAGATGATATTTTCGAAGCAACAATTAAGATGATTGAATCTGGTCAAATTGATCCTTCACCTGTCATTACAGATCGGATTGAACTTGATGAAATTGTCGACAAAGGATTTAAAGCATTAACAAATGATAAATCACAAGCGAAAATTTTAGTCAAATTATCTGGTGAGGAATAA